A single region of the Streptomyces vilmorinianum genome encodes:
- a CDS encoding NACHT domain-containing protein, whose product MAGPGGFRPKGPQRPDPAAAAPEKRSWAALMRLVYDELYEGLAPAERPTVTALGRAAHLSTSYVSESFSGKRRPELTAFLSMVTVLRGDPREWEPRWHRAAAQQEPAADVEPPPLPLPGVEEETPETGGTEEPLSSPGTELRRYPLRRFVRATLAWVAAVFAWPVRARRDKAAVRMRRRLVKQVMNRAAADFGRAETHHYLEPRFVILAEPGEDDSGSRRRGRRQRRAEPVPVPTSVSSVRALYGAMDELVVLGRPGMGKTTQLARLAHRLAEEALAGEDESEPPYIPVYLRLDGYRGEPIEEWLAAEMNNAFRGVSAVLVRSWLDEHLLLPVLDGLDEVPEADRPTCVRELLRLRELCPGMAVGCRTDEGDLRRLARSLCALRYVEIQPPTRQDVQAFLNADKAALADVHAALEEDPDLWPLLQSPMMLNVIRITYGNRSADDLRLRGSLADRRSRIFDSYIRECLRRGRPLPDTAPERTLAWLTWLARTLTERGEHVLYLDRLDLSWLSRRERTLPRVVPTVAMASFGLGVPVLWVAVADRAGVLHTSVSSAAVVALAMVCNTAAQAYRSEEHFLRTPEGGGRADRRERGALLVPMRDNGPTMLVILFLLLLTGVDLVTPGTIVVGLAYLWVMATQIEGTLTDVFSPVEQMRWTWRRRERAISPGRFDVQRFALSVCVWIAVESLVGYVVHLLSPDPEWIAPVAALMLGLVYIVGNQFEPSLQDRRPRPNEGIRRTVRFSLVHGFAGLVVAAVCLTTLIGLASPDRDLRAAAFVAALLGMLFAVVRAFRYGGLAVVRHWTIRAVLAHRGRTPFRYRRFLHTAEQRILLFRTDSGYFFPHRLIQLHMDTTAEALLPRVVSRAGATSGPAPEA is encoded by the coding sequence ATGGCAGGACCTGGAGGCTTCCGACCGAAGGGCCCCCAGCGCCCCGACCCGGCGGCGGCCGCACCGGAGAAGCGGTCCTGGGCGGCGCTCATGCGCCTCGTGTACGACGAGCTCTACGAAGGGCTGGCCCCGGCCGAACGCCCCACGGTCACGGCCCTGGGCAGAGCGGCCCATCTCAGCACCTCCTACGTCTCGGAGTCGTTCTCCGGCAAGAGGCGTCCGGAGCTGACCGCGTTCCTCTCGATGGTCACGGTGCTGCGCGGGGATCCCCGCGAGTGGGAGCCGCGCTGGCACAGGGCCGCGGCGCAGCAGGAGCCGGCCGCCGACGTGGAGCCGCCGCCCCTGCCGCTTCCCGGGGTCGAGGAGGAGACCCCTGAGACCGGCGGGACGGAAGAACCCCTGTCGTCTCCCGGCACGGAACTCCGCCGCTACCCCCTCCGCAGGTTCGTGCGGGCCACCCTCGCGTGGGTGGCCGCCGTGTTCGCCTGGCCGGTCCGGGCCCGCAGGGACAAGGCCGCCGTGCGGATGCGGCGCAGGCTCGTCAAACAGGTCATGAACAGGGCGGCGGCCGACTTCGGGCGCGCCGAGACCCACCACTACCTCGAGCCGCGGTTCGTGATCCTCGCCGAGCCGGGGGAGGACGACTCCGGGAGCAGGCGTCGGGGCAGGAGACAGCGGCGGGCCGAGCCCGTGCCGGTGCCGACCTCGGTGAGCAGCGTCCGCGCGCTCTACGGAGCCATGGACGAACTCGTGGTCCTCGGCAGGCCGGGCATGGGCAAGACCACACAGCTCGCCCGGCTCGCCCACCGGCTGGCCGAGGAGGCCCTCGCGGGCGAGGACGAGAGCGAACCCCCGTACATTCCGGTGTACCTGCGCCTCGACGGCTACCGCGGCGAGCCGATCGAGGAATGGCTGGCCGCGGAGATGAACAACGCCTTCCGTGGGGTCTCGGCGGTGCTCGTGCGCAGTTGGCTGGACGAGCACCTGCTGCTCCCGGTGCTGGACGGCCTGGACGAGGTCCCGGAGGCGGATCGGCCCACCTGCGTCAGGGAGTTGCTGCGTCTGCGCGAGCTCTGCCCGGGCATGGCCGTCGGCTGCCGTACGGACGAGGGCGATCTGCGCCGTCTCGCCCGCAGCCTGTGCGCGCTGCGTTACGTGGAGATCCAGCCGCCCACCCGGCAGGACGTCCAGGCCTTCCTCAACGCCGACAAGGCGGCCCTCGCCGACGTGCACGCGGCGCTGGAGGAGGACCCGGACCTGTGGCCGCTGCTGCAGTCGCCGATGATGCTCAACGTCATCCGCATCACCTACGGCAACCGGTCGGCGGACGACCTGCGCCTGCGGGGCAGCCTCGCCGACCGCCGCAGCCGGATCTTCGACTCCTACATACGGGAGTGCCTGCGGCGTGGGCGCCCGCTGCCGGACACGGCTCCTGAGCGGACACTCGCCTGGCTGACCTGGCTGGCGCGGACGCTCACCGAACGCGGGGAGCACGTCCTGTACCTGGACCGGTTGGACCTGAGCTGGCTGTCGCGCAGGGAGCGGACGCTGCCGCGGGTCGTCCCGACCGTGGCCATGGCGTCCTTCGGCCTCGGGGTCCCCGTGCTGTGGGTGGCGGTGGCCGACCGGGCCGGGGTGCTGCACACCAGCGTGTCGAGCGCCGCGGTGGTGGCCCTGGCCATGGTGTGCAACACCGCGGCGCAGGCGTACAGGTCGGAGGAGCATTTTCTGCGGACCCCGGAGGGCGGGGGCAGGGCCGACAGGAGGGAGCGCGGTGCCCTGCTGGTCCCCATGAGGGACAACGGCCCGACGATGTTGGTCATCCTGTTCCTTCTGCTGCTGACGGGCGTCGACCTGGTCACCCCGGGAACCATCGTGGTGGGACTCGCCTACCTGTGGGTCATGGCCACACAGATCGAGGGCACCCTCACCGACGTGTTCTCACCCGTGGAGCAGATGCGGTGGACCTGGCGGCGGCGCGAGCGCGCGATCTCACCGGGCCGGTTCGACGTACAGCGTTTCGCGCTGTCCGTCTGCGTGTGGATCGCCGTCGAAAGCCTGGTGGGCTACGTCGTCCACCTGCTCTCCCCGGACCCGGAGTGGATCGCCCCGGTCGCGGCGCTCATGCTGGGCCTGGTCTACATCGTCGGCAACCAGTTCGAACCCTCGCTCCAGGACCGGCGCCCCCGTCCCAACGAGGGCATCCGTCGGACGGTCCGCTTCTCCCTGGTCCACGGGTTCGCGGGCCTGGTCGTGGCCGCCGTGTGCCTGACCACGCTCATCGGCCTGGCCTCACCCGACCGCGACCTGCGCGCCGCCGCCTTCGTCGCCGCCCTGCTGGGCATGCTGTTCGCCGTGGTGCGGGCCTTCCGCTACGGAGGCCTGGCGGTCGTACGCCACTGGACGATCCGCGCGGTCCTCGCCCACCGGGGGCGCACCCCGTTCCGCTACCGGCGCTTCCTGCACACCGCCGAGCAGCGCATCCTCCTCTTCCGCACGGACAGCGGATACTTCTTCCCGCATCGCCTGATCCAGCTGCACATGGACACCACCGCCGAGGCCCTGCTGCCGCGCGTGGTGTCCCGGGCAGGCGCCACGTCGGGCCCGGCCCCGGAGGCGTGA
- the thpR gene encoding RNA 2',3'-cyclic phosphodiesterase, producing MRLFAAVLPPQKQLTELAHAVDRLAHLPGAKRLRWTSRPGWHFTLAFMGEVDEDLLPDLHARLARAAHRTRPFGLRLHGGGHFGRAVLWTGAAGDLDEMRLLAERADAAARRAGVPMDEHRAYHAHLTVARSRDGVDLRPFVDALAPFEGTRWQVPELALVRSNLPGGGAPGEQPRYETVGAWPLGGAPEGTG from the coding sequence ATGAGGCTTTTCGCTGCCGTGCTGCCACCCCAGAAGCAGCTCACCGAACTCGCTCATGCCGTGGACCGCCTGGCCCATCTCCCCGGCGCCAAGCGCTTGCGCTGGACCTCCCGGCCCGGATGGCACTTCACGCTCGCCTTCATGGGCGAGGTCGACGAGGACCTGCTCCCCGACCTCCACGCGCGGCTCGCCCGCGCCGCCCACCGCACGCGGCCGTTCGGCCTCCGCCTCCACGGCGGCGGCCACTTCGGGCGGGCGGTGCTGTGGACGGGGGCCGCCGGGGACCTCGACGAGATGCGCCTGCTCGCCGAGCGCGCCGACGCCGCGGCCCGCCGCGCGGGCGTCCCGATGGACGAGCACCGCGCCTACCACGCCCACCTCACGGTCGCCCGCTCGCGCGACGGCGTCGACCTGCGCCCCTTCGTCGACGCGCTCGCCCCCTTCGAGGGCACCCGCTGGCAGGTCCCCGAGCTGGCGCTCGTCCGCAGCAACCTCCCGGGGGGCGGCGCGCCGGGGGAGCAGCCGCGCTACGAGACGGTCGGCGCCTGGCCCCTGGGCGGGGCTCCCGAGGGGACCGGGTGA
- a CDS encoding FG-GAP repeat domain-containing protein has translation MRTALSRGRLAVSVGIVLAAVAATPLTAPAASAAPAASAPLTSAALTSAARTQTAGDPIPVPFLAVGGDLVSAGTTGFLSTDRDGTSRWTRYADGVSKVVEVPESGAVHGSRSDIVVVAKNASQRHYTESVTLYDMATGAAPVTIDLLQPAASGYVIGAVGATLLVESGSTLKLVSKAGGSVSVRTVTGMPSTEGFHLYDSLPGAALVTYQTLGERDEQAVVDLATSRVVETYLMTPSLYPRRVSVLSPGRVAWTERTDGKTVLATAARGSGDVQRTPLGPDDQANITGGLLGDWFAFGADTTPGHTLTARSLTDGTTAELLDIVEDVVPGPDGNLLVLGGTSTQGEGLYRITIGADGKPAAELVASTGEPIGDVAPVTYSGSGIPAVLDLDGVARSSLTWTFSTTRADLSVELTHKETGRTFRKLVRPTPESAGTGVHPDGRLGLDWAGEFNGYGSQAQAAFNGAYTWKVTAMPWNGTPDVTATGAFTVVRTPRAHDYNDNGSPDLFARDTAGDLWRIDTRFDDATRRLVAADNGSYAGAFGSGWHIYDRLGNAGDIAGSSAADTIARDKSGVLWLHQGTGSDSRVGFESRVRIGGGWQIYDKLAGGSDLTGDGRADLVATDRAGDLWLYQATGSTTAPYAPRKKIGFGWGIYNRLTAVGNVAGAPAGDLVARDTAGVLWLYLGKGDGTYAPRVRVGAGWNAYTDLVGIGDGDKDGRPDLYVRGPENTSYFYAGTGDWRAPFKPRSSTSVAQAPYNQVF, from the coding sequence TTGCGTACTGCTTTGTCCCGAGGACGGCTCGCGGTTTCGGTCGGGATCGTGCTCGCCGCCGTGGCGGCCACCCCGCTCACCGCCCCGGCCGCGTCCGCCGCACCCGCGGCCTCTGCCCCGCTCACCTCCGCCGCCCTCACCTCCGCCGCCCGGACGCAGACGGCCGGCGACCCGATCCCGGTGCCGTTCCTGGCCGTAGGAGGCGACCTCGTCAGCGCGGGAACCACCGGCTTCCTCTCCACGGACCGTGACGGCACGTCACGCTGGACCCGGTACGCGGACGGGGTCTCGAAGGTCGTCGAGGTCCCGGAGTCCGGTGCCGTCCACGGCTCCCGCTCGGACATCGTGGTGGTCGCGAAGAACGCGTCCCAGCGCCACTACACCGAGTCCGTGACGCTGTACGACATGGCCACCGGCGCCGCGCCCGTCACCATCGACCTGCTGCAGCCCGCGGCCTCCGGCTACGTCATCGGTGCCGTGGGAGCGACCCTTCTCGTCGAGTCCGGCTCGACGCTGAAGCTCGTCAGCAAGGCCGGGGGCTCCGTGTCCGTCCGCACGGTGACCGGAATGCCCTCCACCGAAGGCTTCCATCTCTACGACAGCCTGCCCGGCGCCGCGCTCGTCACCTACCAGACCCTCGGCGAGCGGGACGAACAGGCCGTCGTCGACCTCGCCACCAGCCGCGTCGTCGAGACCTACCTGATGACCCCGAGCCTCTATCCGCGACGCGTCTCGGTCCTCTCGCCCGGCCGCGTCGCGTGGACGGAGCGGACCGACGGCAAGACCGTGCTCGCCACGGCGGCCCGGGGCTCGGGCGACGTCCAGCGGACCCCGCTCGGCCCCGACGACCAGGCGAACATCACCGGCGGCCTGCTCGGCGACTGGTTCGCGTTCGGAGCCGACACCACCCCCGGTCACACGCTCACGGCCCGCTCGCTGACGGACGGGACGACCGCCGAGCTTCTCGACATCGTCGAGGACGTCGTGCCGGGCCCCGACGGGAACCTGCTCGTCCTCGGCGGCACGTCCACCCAGGGCGAGGGCCTCTACCGGATCACGATCGGCGCGGACGGGAAGCCGGCCGCCGAACTGGTCGCGTCCACCGGCGAGCCCATCGGCGACGTCGCCCCCGTCACCTACAGCGGCAGCGGGATCCCGGCCGTGCTCGACCTCGACGGTGTCGCCCGGTCCAGCCTGACGTGGACGTTCTCCACGACCAGGGCGGACCTCTCCGTCGAACTCACGCACAAGGAGACAGGACGGACCTTCCGCAAGCTCGTCCGGCCCACCCCCGAGTCCGCCGGCACCGGCGTCCACCCGGACGGCCGACTCGGCCTCGACTGGGCGGGCGAGTTCAACGGGTACGGCTCGCAGGCGCAGGCCGCCTTCAACGGCGCCTACACCTGGAAGGTCACGGCGATGCCGTGGAACGGGACGCCCGACGTCACCGCCACCGGCGCCTTCACGGTGGTCCGTACTCCCCGGGCGCACGACTACAACGACAACGGCTCGCCCGACCTCTTCGCGCGGGACACCGCCGGTGACCTCTGGCGGATCGACACGCGCTTCGACGACGCCACGCGACGGCTCGTCGCCGCCGACAACGGGAGCTACGCCGGCGCGTTCGGCAGCGGATGGCACATCTACGACCGCCTCGGGAACGCCGGGGACATCGCCGGGTCGTCCGCGGCCGACACGATCGCCCGTGACAAGAGCGGCGTGCTCTGGCTCCACCAGGGCACCGGGAGCGACTCACGGGTCGGCTTCGAGTCGCGGGTGCGGATCGGCGGCGGCTGGCAGATCTACGACAAGCTCGCGGGCGGCAGCGATCTGACCGGCGACGGCCGGGCCGACCTCGTCGCCACCGACAGGGCCGGCGACCTGTGGCTCTACCAGGCGACGGGCTCCACCACGGCCCCGTACGCGCCCCGGAAGAAGATCGGTTTCGGCTGGGGCATCTACAACCGGCTGACGGCCGTGGGCAACGTCGCCGGAGCCCCCGCGGGTGACCTCGTCGCCCGCGACACCGCCGGAGTGCTGTGGCTGTACCTCGGCAAGGGCGACGGCACCTACGCACCCCGCGTCAGGGTCGGCGCCGGCTGGAACGCGTACACCGACCTCGTCGGCATCGGCGACGGCGACAAGGACGGCCGCCCCGACCTGTACGTGCGCGGTCCGGAGAACACCTCGTACTTCTACGCGGGTACGGGCGACTGGCGGGCCCCCTTCAAGCCCCGCAGCTCCACCTCGGTCGCGCAGGCGCCGTACAACCAGGTCTTCTGA
- a CDS encoding GNAT family N-acetyltransferase, which yields MKIAIRKGGAEDVPAILALLDSAVVWLNSQGITDQWGTDPWSARPAAVKRVEETVAEGTPWIAEIDGVPAGTLTLTPHPGPGVPRVDEPELYVRILATDARFHGRGVGAALLAHAAEETRRQGVSLLRVDCFAGSEGRLVAYYERQGFTRTVPFQVGDWPGQVLERRV from the coding sequence ATGAAGATCGCCATCAGGAAGGGCGGGGCGGAGGACGTCCCCGCGATACTCGCGCTGCTGGACAGCGCCGTGGTGTGGCTCAACAGCCAGGGCATCACGGATCAGTGGGGCACCGATCCGTGGTCCGCGCGGCCCGCGGCGGTGAAGAGGGTCGAGGAGACCGTCGCCGAGGGGACGCCGTGGATCGCCGAGATCGACGGGGTGCCGGCCGGGACGCTGACGCTGACACCGCATCCCGGGCCGGGCGTGCCGCGGGTGGACGAGCCGGAGCTGTACGTCCGCATCCTGGCGACGGACGCCCGGTTCCACGGGCGGGGCGTGGGCGCGGCGCTCCTGGCCCACGCGGCGGAGGAGACCCGCCGGCAGGGCGTGTCGCTGCTGCGGGTGGACTGTTTCGCGGGGAGCGAGGGGCGGCTCGTGGCGTACTACGAGCGCCAGGGCTTCACGCGGACGGTGCCCTTCCAGGTCGGCGACTGGCCGGGCCAGGTGCTGGAGCGGCGGGTCTGA
- a CDS encoding MFS transporter yields MSTGPGADSAPVHKPDTDTRGRGETFSSLRIRNYRLFFTGAIVSNTGTWMARITQDWLVLSLTGSAAAVGITTALQFLPMLLFGLYGGVIADRYPKRRILLVSQAALGLCGLALAALTLSGHIQVWHVYLVAFLLGMVTVVDNPTRQSFVSEMVGPDQLRNAVSLNSANFQSARLVGPAVAGLLIATIGSGWSFLLNGLFFLAPLAGLLLMRPAEFHKVERAPRGKGQLREGLRYVAGRPDLIWPIVLVGFVGTFGFNFPIWLTAFADDIFHVGAGTYGFLNTLMAAGSLAGALFAARRGSTRLRMLVGAAAVFGLLEIAAAVSPSFWLFALLLVPIGMFGLTVNITANSAVQLATDPAMRGRVMSLYMMVFAGGTPIGAPLLGWITDTYGPRVGFATGGLVSLAAAGVVALILAKVGGLRMAVGWHHGHPQVRFVARERLATAA; encoded by the coding sequence TTGAGTACGGGACCCGGAGCAGACTCCGCACCCGTCCACAAACCCGACACCGACACCCGCGGGCGGGGGGAAACCTTCTCCTCACTCCGCATACGCAACTACCGGCTGTTCTTCACCGGAGCGATCGTCTCCAACACCGGCACCTGGATGGCCCGGATCACCCAGGACTGGCTGGTGCTCAGCCTCACCGGCTCCGCCGCCGCCGTCGGCATCACCACGGCACTGCAGTTCCTGCCGATGCTGCTCTTCGGCCTGTACGGCGGTGTCATCGCCGACCGCTACCCGAAACGGCGCATCCTCCTGGTCAGCCAGGCCGCCCTCGGCCTCTGCGGACTCGCGCTCGCCGCCCTGACCCTCTCCGGCCACATCCAGGTCTGGCACGTCTACCTGGTCGCGTTCCTGCTCGGCATGGTCACCGTCGTCGACAACCCGACCCGGCAGTCCTTCGTCTCCGAGATGGTCGGCCCCGACCAGCTGCGCAACGCCGTCTCGCTGAACTCCGCGAACTTCCAGTCCGCCCGGCTCGTCGGCCCGGCCGTCGCCGGCCTGCTGATCGCCACCATCGGCAGCGGCTGGTCGTTCCTGCTCAACGGCCTGTTCTTCCTCGCCCCGCTCGCCGGCCTGCTGCTGATGCGCCCCGCCGAGTTCCACAAGGTGGAGCGCGCCCCGCGGGGCAAGGGCCAGCTGCGCGAGGGACTGCGGTACGTGGCCGGCCGGCCGGACCTGATCTGGCCGATCGTCCTCGTGGGCTTCGTCGGCACCTTCGGGTTCAACTTCCCGATCTGGCTCACGGCCTTCGCCGACGACATCTTCCACGTGGGCGCGGGCACGTACGGCTTCCTCAACACCCTGATGGCGGCCGGCTCGCTCGCGGGGGCGCTCTTCGCCGCCCGGCGCGGCAGCACGCGGCTGCGGATGCTGGTAGGCGCCGCGGCGGTCTTCGGCCTGCTGGAGATCGCGGCGGCCGTGTCCCCGTCGTTCTGGCTCTTCGCGCTGCTGCTCGTCCCGATCGGCATGTTCGGCCTCACGGTCAACATCACCGCCAACTCGGCCGTCCAGCTCGCGACCGACCCGGCCATGCGGGGCCGGGTGATGAGCCTCTACATGATGGTCTTCGCGGGCGGCACCCCGATCGGCGCGCCGCTCCTCGGCTGGATCACCGACACCTACGGGCCCCGCGTCGGCTTCGCCACGGGCGGCCTGGTCTCGCTGGCGGCGGCGGGCGTCGTCGCCCTGATCCTGGCGAAGGTCGGCGGCCTGAGGATGGCGGTGGGCTGGCACCACGGCCACCCCCAGGTCCGCTTCGTCGCCCGCGAACGCCTGGCGACGGCGGCGTAG
- a CDS encoding MarR family winged helix-turn-helix transcriptional regulator yields the protein MPDLSHGTADDAAAVNALRSSVMRLSRRLKHQRVDESLSPTEMSVLGTLARCGTATPGELARKEHVQPPSMTRIVALLEAKGLVRLEPHPDDRRQKVVSRTEQAEAMLEESRRKRNAWLASLAEGLDEDEWAKLRAAAPVLEKLAHL from the coding sequence ATGCCTGACCTGTCCCACGGCACCGCCGACGACGCCGCCGCCGTGAACGCGCTCCGCTCCTCCGTCATGCGACTGAGCCGACGCCTCAAGCACCAGCGCGTCGACGAGTCGCTGAGCCCGACCGAGATGTCGGTGCTCGGCACCCTGGCCCGCTGCGGCACCGCCACCCCCGGCGAGCTGGCCCGCAAGGAGCACGTACAGCCGCCGTCGATGACCCGCATCGTCGCCCTGCTCGAAGCCAAGGGACTGGTCCGGCTCGAGCCGCACCCCGACGACCGACGGCAGAAGGTCGTCAGCCGGACCGAGCAGGCCGAGGCCATGCTCGAAGAGTCCCGCCGCAAGCGGAACGCCTGGCTGGCCTCCCTCGCCGAAGGCCTGGACGAGGACGAATGGGCCAAGCTGCGCGCGGCCGCCCCCGTCCTGGAGAAGCTCGCACACCTCTAG
- a CDS encoding ribbon-helix-helix protein, CopG family: MDMGSTVLSLRIDGELLDRLRGHAAKRGMSVQDYVVRTLVRDDFDERFKSAVDETEKFYGAKPTSAT, translated from the coding sequence ATGGACATGGGATCGACAGTGCTCAGCCTGCGCATCGACGGTGAGCTGCTCGACCGGCTCCGAGGGCACGCCGCCAAACGCGGAATGAGCGTCCAGGACTATGTGGTCCGGACGCTCGTCCGCGATGACTTCGACGAACGGTTCAAGTCCGCCGTCGACGAGACGGAGAAGTTCTACGGGGCCAAGCCCACGAGCGCTACGTGA
- a CDS encoding NCS2 family permease produces MSTTATSPAAAGGAGGTPTAITPEPASPQGPASGLDRFFKISERGSTVAREVRGGFATFFAMAYIIVLNPIILGSAKDMYGHQLDGGQLVTATVLTAAFSTLLMGVIGNVPIALAAGLGVNTVVALQLAPKMSWPDAMGMVVLAGLVVMLLVATGLRERVMNAVPVGLRKGIAIGIGLFIMLIGLVDSGFVSRIPDAAHTTVPLQLGGGGHLTGWPVLVFILGTLLTLALIIRKVPGAILISIVVMTIVAMVINAVAEIPSWGLTTPTWPGNPVASPDFGLVGEVSLFGGFEKVGMLTGVLFVFTVLLSCFFDAMGTILGVGDEAKLMDKDGNLPGINKVLLVDGLAVASGGATSSSATTCFVESAAGVGEGARTGLASVVTGGLFSVALFLTPLATMVPSQAATPALLAVGFLILAGSVKDIDWSDFTIAVPAFLAMVMMPFTYSITNGIGIGFIAFSVLRLAAGRGREVPVAMYVVSAVFVFSYAMPALGLT; encoded by the coding sequence ATGAGCACCACGGCCACCTCCCCCGCAGCCGCAGGCGGCGCGGGCGGTACCCCCACGGCCATCACTCCCGAGCCCGCGAGCCCCCAGGGACCGGCCTCGGGACTCGACCGCTTCTTCAAGATCTCCGAGCGCGGCTCCACCGTCGCCCGCGAGGTCCGCGGCGGTTTCGCCACCTTCTTCGCGATGGCCTACATCATCGTGCTGAACCCGATCATCCTCGGCAGCGCCAAGGACATGTACGGGCACCAGCTCGACGGCGGCCAGCTGGTCACCGCGACCGTACTCACCGCGGCCTTCTCGACGCTCCTCATGGGTGTCATCGGCAACGTCCCGATCGCTCTCGCGGCCGGCCTCGGTGTCAACACCGTCGTCGCCCTCCAGCTCGCGCCGAAGATGTCCTGGCCGGACGCCATGGGCATGGTCGTCCTCGCCGGCCTCGTCGTGATGCTGCTCGTCGCGACCGGTCTGCGCGAGCGCGTGATGAACGCGGTCCCGGTCGGCCTGCGCAAGGGCATCGCGATCGGTATCGGCCTCTTCATCATGCTCATCGGCCTCGTCGACTCGGGCTTCGTCTCCCGTATCCCGGACGCCGCCCACACCACCGTCCCGCTCCAGCTCGGCGGCGGCGGTCACCTCACCGGCTGGCCGGTGCTCGTCTTCATCCTGGGCACGCTGCTCACGCTCGCGCTGATCATCCGCAAGGTGCCGGGCGCCATCCTCATCTCCATCGTCGTGATGACGATCGTGGCGATGGTGATCAACGCCGTGGCGGAGATCCCGTCCTGGGGCCTGACCACCCCGACCTGGCCCGGCAACCCGGTCGCCTCGCCCGACTTCGGCCTGGTCGGCGAGGTGAGCCTGTTCGGCGGGTTCGAGAAGGTCGGGATGCTGACCGGCGTCCTGTTCGTCTTCACCGTGCTGCTGTCCTGCTTCTTCGACGCGATGGGCACGATCCTCGGCGTCGGCGACGAGGCGAAGCTGATGGACAAGGACGGCAACCTCCCCGGCATCAACAAGGTCCTGCTCGTGGACGGCCTCGCCGTCGCCTCCGGCGGCGCGACCTCCTCCTCGGCCACCACCTGCTTCGTGGAGTCCGCGGCGGGCGTCGGCGAGGGAGCGCGCACCGGCCTCGCGTCGGTGGTCACCGGCGGTCTGTTCTCGGTGGCGCTGTTCCTCACGCCGCTCGCCACGATGGTGCCGTCCCAGGCCGCCACGCCCGCGCTGCTCGCGGTCGGCTTCCTGATCCTGGCCGGTTCGGTCAAGGACATCGACTGGAGCGACTTCACCATCGCCGTGCCGGCGTTCCTGGCGATGGTGATGATGCCGTTCACGTACTCGATCACGAACGGCATCGGCATCGGCTTCATCGCCTTCAGCGTGCTGCGCCTCGCGGCCGGCCGGGGCCGCGAGGTCCCGGTGGCGATGTACGTCGTGTCGGCGGTCTTCGTCTTCTCTTACGCGATGCCGGCGCTCGGCCTCACGTAG
- a CDS encoding DUF2530 domain-containing protein, whose amino-acid sequence MAKWTPKHEAPEPLEGPVVATITGGTILWFVLFLVQVPFYGWFEDRDLTWWVWTCLAGAGLGLIGIWYVRKRDAAIKRAAEAAKASDS is encoded by the coding sequence ATGGCGAAGTGGACCCCCAAGCACGAGGCACCCGAGCCCCTGGAGGGGCCCGTCGTCGCCACCATCACCGGCGGCACGATCCTGTGGTTCGTCCTGTTCCTGGTGCAGGTTCCCTTCTACGGCTGGTTCGAGGACCGGGACCTGACCTGGTGGGTGTGGACCTGCCTGGCCGGCGCCGGCCTCGGCCTGATCGGCATCTGGTACGTGCGCAAGCGCGACGCGGCGATCAAGCGGGCGGCGGAAGCGGCGAAGGCGTCGGACTCCTAG